The Lathyrus oleraceus cultivar Zhongwan6 chromosome 5, CAAS_Psat_ZW6_1.0, whole genome shotgun sequence genome includes the window CTTTATAAAACTCAAAGTTATTTACCAATTTTCCTTTACACTtaccagtcatttatctttctgcattTTTCTTTTCGACACTTTATGCTTCGCCAGTTATATTCCGCCATTTTATCTTAACCTTGTTATGTTTACTTTTATTTAAGCATTTGTAATCAATATCTTTCGACATGAAAGACTTAGTGAACCAAATGAAAGATACAAAAGTTGTTCTAGAGATTTACAAAGTTATTtagatttgcacatgtcctaggatttgtgtggttgatcctgtAAGTAACCCAATTCGACGAGTTTTGGAAAACtagaggttgttcgccaaaatcaacTGCGAACACAGAGCCTGCTAAGAGACAATTATTTCTTCGCCGTACTTTACCCGGTTGATCCACTGTCTTCCGATGAGATACCTGTGTAAGCTACACACCATATTCGATGACTCCCCCTGAGCAACAAATCCAGGTGGTATCAGAACTATCAGAACTTAGATTCTACTGCTTCGGTAGCGCACATTGGTAATTCATCTGCTTGTCTCTCTCAATATCTTCTCTTGGATCTTGGGTCCTTGATTCTGGTGCGTCTGATCATGTTACCGGTAATAAAATCTTTTCTCTTCCCTCTCTACATCCGGTTTCTTACCTACTATAACTTCTGCCAATGGTTCTCAAACCCGTCCTTGATTCTGGTGTGTCTGATCATGTTACCGGTAATAAAAATCTTTTCTCTTCCCTCTCTACATTCGGTTTCTTACCTACTATAATTTCTGCCAATGGTTCTCAAACCCGATCCGAAGGGATTGGTACTGTTCGAATTCTACCTTCTCTCTCGGTTACTTCTGTCCTCTATGTACCTAATTGTTATTGGAAAAAATTGATAAAAGCTGTTgtgaaattctagtaacagactatcgatgtcacactagatgttatgacatccaattctgcgtagacaggtaatgtatgcagaaagtaaatgtaaaaagcagtaaatgacacagagaattgtttacccagttccgtgacaaacacacctactctgggggctaccaagccagggaggaaatccactataagaggtattaattcaggacttaaaccaccagttttatcctatcacttaagacctacccaatgcaatttcaatctaaactaagacctgagtacctactcactccccctcaatcacagcagtgattacaaccattaacaattttaaagtcagtggtgaagatatacttcaaacaactcttgattgtgcttaaaagctttaatcaagaaacacagcactcacgcttaaaagcttagagtgacacaataattacaactcaataaacaccttagtccaatgcaatcatctaggtgataattgcttggctcatAAGTAAAATCTAATTCAAGACACAATGAAAGTacaacaatgatatataatgatatattggattcttcacgcttcaaatcactcaattgctgaaagtaggattgtcatccttttataatgcagtacttgggccttgaacttgaatttcataaaattagggttaagcaagttaacctaatttccacacattagggtgctaacaaataggctatatgctaggtctcttaattttagcacagtttttagtttcctgaaaatcagcctgagataaatactgaaacataacagaaaaaattagtctatactttagcatctgctgtcagggatgaatgtcataacattcaatttgacatccagaaaatgctgtcatgaatgaatgtcataacattcagtttgacatccagtaaatcctgtattagctaatcctgcagcatactacttaagcatgtcatgacatcagtcaagacatctaagtacagtaaatgttttaacataaaatgcagccaatcaaaaacatctacaaactccccctttggcaaatttttggctaaaacaacttggcatcacaacagagttcacagcagcagaaggcacacatccaagcagagaatcaaattagctaatacacttagcaaacatagaagttaaacttcaaacagcagcaacacaagagaagatcaagcagagagcaaacaacaacataacctcttgtttagagGACCTTCACCTTCAAagaaatctgttgtcctggggtacaagtgttactccccctttttgtcaaaaatattgccaaagcaacacttaatattactgaccaaaaaaataaaaatacaagcAATTATCAGAAACACAAGAAATGTTCTAGTTATCTGACTCAGAGTCAGCATCATCATCTGTGCCATCATCAGGACTCGCATCTGCTTCTCCCTCTTTACCTCGTCTTTCAGCTTCTTCTGCAACATCAGTAGCTTCACCAAATTCTCCACCATCAGCTAGCACATCACCTTCAGTCATCTCCAAAGAGCTAATCAATTTTTCCAAGttcagcttccttgcctctaATTCCCTACAGGTTTCTTTGAGCATTGCAATGACAGCAGCTTTACCTGGCTGATTGCTTACACGTGATGTCTCACCTGATCTCATGACAATGTTAGGGACATGGGTACCTAGGAACAGCTTATGATTGAAAGACATAGGGCTGTCTCTTTTCTTCATAGAATCATTCTCAGTTAAGATGTTTGGAAACTGATTGAAAACAATACCATGAATGAgagaaggaaaggctataggacccttcacactgaagcttcCTGCATGCTTCAAAGTTTGATAAAAAATATAGGAGCCATAGTCAAATTTGGCTTTGGTTCCAACAACATATATAAATTTTCCAAGCATTACAGCAACTGTAGATTTATGATTGGTGGGCACCCAGTTAGCAGCTCCAATCTTGTGCAGCATTGCATACTTGACACTCAGTTTACTTGCCACCAATTTTCCTTTGAGAGGCCACTTCCTTACTTGattagcagtgatgacttgacagattttGTTGTCAGTCACCTCAAGCTCGGGTTGAGCTTCATCGGGCCTTCCCAAATACTTGTTGATCACTGAAGGAGAGAAATTTACACACTTGCCTCTCACATACACTTTCCTGAATTCCTTAGACTTGCCATCAGCACATTCTTCAGACAAATTAACAATAAATTCATTTACCAACATCTCATAGCACTTTGAAAACTGAGTCACAGTCTTCATTAAACCAGCCTCTTGAATAAGATCCATAATATCCTTACAGTCTAGGACATTCTAAGCTAATTCCCTTTCCAAAGCCAACCTCTTCTGATAAACATATTTCCACCTGTTTACACTTGAAGCAAAATGAAAACATATGTTGTCAATtggtacctcagggacactagctgcaagcttgctagtggttggcttcttctttgacagaATGTCAGAGACATTACAAGGAACATCTGAGTCAgactcaacaacaacaaacttGGTCTTCTTTTTCTTGGGCACCACTTTTCTCCAAGATTTGGTTGGACCATGAACTTTCCTCTTGAGGGAACTCTCGACTGCCACCGTTGTCTTTGAAGAGGTTGGAACACCAATCTTCTTTCTGGGGGACCTTTGAGCCACAGTTTTCTTTTCTCTCCTAGTCttaacccttttggctatgctagggagGACAGAGGACAACAGCTCATTATCAGAAAGTTCCTCCAGGTCAACTGTTTCAGCCTCACagttagggttgtcactgacatcatgAGTGACATGAACTTCCTCACCAGCCACATTATCTAAGGGTTTGTCAACATTTGACTCCTTATGAGCATCAGTTTGCTCAACATCATCAGAGATATTCTTTCCTAAAGACTCAGTATTTTCTTGATCAGCAACACTATCAAGTTCAATAGTGTTTAAGGGAATGGAAACCCCAGGGTCCTCATGATTTCCAGACAGTATTCCAGTCACTATAGTGGCAATGACATTGTGAACATACCTGGAACCTTCTTTGGTTCGTTCCTCAAGAACGATGGATGAGGAGAAGCCTGATACATTTTTatttaggtcttcttgcatgtgGGGTATTCACAGAGTCAGCAACAGGATCTTCTCTATTAGGGTTGCTTGGTTCAGCGCTAGGAGAACAAGGCATGTTCTTGGAAAGAGAAGAGTTGGATTGTTGAGACATGATGAGTATCTTAGAGACGAAATGAAAAATTTCTCTGAGAGGATGCTTGCGTGAATGGAAGTTGAAAGAGTGGAAGAAGTAACGCTTGTTGCAAGTGAAATAActattatttgttgaccaatcagagcacactttcaattgtttaataatttgaaatattaaacagtaaattcctaacatccttagttgctataattcctcaggaagacatattcccaacttgccccttaaattttcaaactgagtagcatccaaagcctttgtaaatatgtcagcaaattgtagttcagttgccacatgttccaaggtaatcactttgtcttctaccagatctcttatgaagtgatgtctaatgtcaatatgtttggtcctgctgtgttggataggattctttgaaatgttgatggcactgagattgtcacagaacaatgtcatgacattctgagtgacattgtactcagtcagcatctgattcatccataccagttgggaacaatTGCTTCCAGttgctatgtactcagcttctacagtggataatgatacacagttctgtttcttgctgaaccaagatatgagattgttt containing:
- the LOC127081332 gene encoding uncharacterized protein LOC127081332, with protein sequence MDLIQEAGLMKTVTQFSKCYEMLVNEFIVNLSEECADGKSKEFRKVYVRGKCVNFSPSVINKYLGRPDEAQPELEVTDNKICQVITANQVRKWPLKGKLVASKLSVKYAMLHKIGAANWVPTNHKSTVAVMLGKFIYVVGTKAKFDYGSYIFYQTLKHAGSFSVKGPIAFPSLIHGIVFNQFPNILTENDSMKKRDSPMSFNHKLFLGTHVPNIVMRSGETSRVSNQPGKAAVIAMLKETCRELEARKLNLEKLISSLEMTEGDVLADGGEFGEATDVAEEAERRGKEGEADASPDDGTDDDADSESDN